Proteins encoded together in one Maribacter dokdonensis DSW-8 window:
- the eboE gene encoding metabolite traffic protein EboE: MQLKKNLHLTYCTNIHPGQDWKNTFESIKRHVLGIKNEVSKNQAFGLGLRLSNKASEELDMGSNLTDFKKWLNDNDLYVFTMNGFPYGNFHDERVKDLVHAPDWTTDDRLNYTKRLFRQLSELIPAGLNGGISTSPITYKYWHKTLLETKNAFEAGAKNMLEVAKQLFKIEQATGNYLHLDIEPEPDGLLENSDEVLLFYSDYLVPIGRAYFKQELGLNADEAETIIKKYITVCYDVCHFSLAYEEPTDTFAKFKANSIKVGKIQVSAALKIIFNGTNDERIWEELSQFNEPTYLHQVTEKLDGKVKTYSDLPLVLEGDRTHEELRAHYHVPIFLEKYGELFSTQDHILKTIAYIKEDPISEHLEVETYTWDVLPTDLKQDLSVSIIRELEWLKSHM, from the coding sequence ATGCAACTGAAAAAAAACCTTCACCTAACATATTGTACAAATATTCACCCTGGGCAAGATTGGAAAAATACTTTTGAAAGTATTAAGCGTCATGTGCTTGGTATAAAAAATGAAGTTTCAAAGAATCAAGCTTTTGGTTTAGGACTGCGCCTATCAAATAAAGCCAGCGAAGAGCTTGACATGGGCAGTAATTTGACCGACTTTAAAAAGTGGTTAAATGATAATGATTTGTACGTGTTTACCATGAATGGTTTTCCTTATGGAAATTTTCATGACGAGCGTGTAAAAGATTTGGTACATGCGCCAGACTGGACTACAGATGACCGCTTAAATTATACCAAAAGATTGTTTCGTCAACTTTCAGAATTAATTCCCGCGGGATTGAATGGCGGAATTTCAACATCTCCAATCACATATAAATACTGGCATAAGACCCTTTTGGAAACAAAAAATGCATTTGAAGCCGGTGCTAAGAATATGCTTGAAGTTGCCAAGCAATTGTTCAAAATTGAACAAGCTACAGGAAACTATTTGCATTTGGATATTGAACCTGAACCAGATGGTTTGCTAGAAAATAGCGATGAGGTTTTGTTGTTTTATTCGGATTACTTGGTTCCTATAGGTAGAGCTTATTTTAAGCAGGAATTAGGTTTAAATGCAGATGAGGCAGAAACTATAATTAAAAAATATATTACGGTTTGTTATGATGTTTGCCATTTTTCATTGGCTTATGAAGAACCTACCGATACGTTTGCCAAGTTCAAGGCAAATAGTATAAAAGTTGGTAAAATTCAAGTAAGTGCAGCGTTAAAAATTATTTTTAACGGTACCAATGATGAACGAATTTGGGAAGAACTTTCACAATTTAATGAGCCTACCTATTTACATCAGGTAACCGAAAAATTAGACGGAAAGGTTAAGACTTATAGTGATTTACCTTTGGTATTGGAAGGGGATAGAACTCATGAAGAACTAAGGGCCCATTATCACGTGCCTATATTCTTGGAAAAATATGGTGAACTGTTTTCTACACAAGATCATATTCTAAAAACAATAGCATATATTAAAGAAGACCCAATTTCAGAGCATTTAGAGGTAGAGACTTATACATGGGATGTACTCCCAACAGATTTAAAACAGGATTTATCAGTGTCAATAATACGAGAACTAGAGTGGCTTAAATCACACATGTAA